From Caldicellulosiruptor hydrothermalis 108, a single genomic window includes:
- a CDS encoding TlyA family RNA methyltransferase: MKKRADILLVEKGLAESREKAKALILSGNVYVNNQKIEKAGEMIDERSQIIIKEPLKYVSRGGLKLEKALEFFRISVESKIALDIGASTGGFTDCLLQHGAKKVYCVDVGYGQLAWKLREDPRVVNFEKTNFRYFDRKSIQDKIDIIVCDVSFISLNLIAEKVKEFMENGTEGVLLIKPQFEAGRKEVGKRGVVKSKETHKNVIKKVIDHYFSLGISIKGLTYSPITGPEGNIEYLLYIKMEDETKNNMVDISIEEIVNQAFETLGEKK, encoded by the coding sequence TTGAAAAAGAGGGCTGATATACTTCTTGTTGAAAAGGGACTGGCAGAATCACGTGAAAAGGCAAAAGCATTAATTTTGAGTGGCAACGTATATGTGAATAATCAAAAAATAGAAAAAGCAGGGGAAATGATAGATGAAAGGAGCCAGATAATAATAAAAGAGCCACTAAAATATGTCAGCAGAGGCGGTCTTAAACTTGAAAAGGCTTTAGAGTTTTTTAGAATTTCTGTTGAAAGCAAAATTGCCCTTGACATCGGAGCTTCAACAGGTGGTTTTACAGACTGTTTGCTTCAACATGGTGCTAAAAAGGTCTACTGTGTAGATGTTGGATATGGTCAGCTTGCATGGAAGTTAAGAGAGGACCCGAGAGTAGTAAATTTTGAAAAGACTAATTTTAGGTACTTTGATAGAAAAAGTATTCAGGATAAAATTGATATTATAGTATGCGATGTCTCCTTTATTTCTTTGAACCTAATTGCAGAGAAGGTAAAAGAGTTCATGGAGAATGGTACAGAAGGCGTTTTGCTGATAAAACCCCAGTTTGAAGCAGGAAGAAAGGAGGTTGGAAAAAGAGGAGTTGTAAAGTCTAAGGAAACTCATAAAAATGTGATCAAAAAGGTAATTGATCACTATTTTTCGCTCGGAATCTCAATCAAGGGTCTGACATATTCGCCAATCACAGGGCCAGAGGGAAATATAGAATATCTCCTCTATATTAAAATGGAGGATGAGACCAAAAATAACATGGTTGACATTTCAATAGAAGAAATTGTCAACCAAGCCTTTGAAACATTGGGTGAGAAAAAGTAA
- the dxs gene encoding 1-deoxy-D-xylulose-5-phosphate synthase: MGILEKVNYPEDVKRLSISELYELAEEIREFLLYNIANTGGHLAANLGVVELTLALLKVFDPPKDKIVWDVGHQCYVYKILTGRKQKFNTLRKFSGLSGFPKSKESIYDSFDTGHSSTSISVALGFAVARDLKNEDYDVIAVIGDGALTGGLAYEGLNNAGRYNGKLLVILNDNDMSISKNVGAIAKYLSKVRTKPRYFKLKKAADSLVEGIPVVGKNLSKFVRKVKGSLKYFFFPGTLFEALGFEYYGPIDGHDIERLCEVFKSVKDFERPVLVHVVTQKGKGYEHAERFPEKFHGVPPFDIETGNHLSDNTSKTFSEVLGDKLCELAKRNPKILAITAAMPDGTGLSKFAKMYPQRFFDVGIAEEHAVTFAGALAKEGFKPFVAIYSTFLQRAFDQIIHDVCLQNLNVVFCVDRAGLVGEDGETHHGSFDISYLSLIPNLTLMVPKDTKEFEMMLEFAAFYQDGPIAIRYPRGSCKQVGFYDEIKLSEPEILKEGKNLAIFSIGRHVSMLYDIISKNKLDVTLVNVRFIKPLNTEIIKRIVRIHEKVLIVEDNSVIGGLGEKIKSIAAEERLPKIKHIAIPDKFIPHGSISQLYSMLGMDKGSLTKVIMELIES, translated from the coding sequence TTGGGTATATTAGAAAAGGTGAACTATCCTGAAGATGTAAAAAGATTGAGTATATCCGAACTCTATGAACTTGCTGAAGAGATAAGAGAATTTCTGTTGTATAACATCGCCAATACAGGTGGACACTTGGCGGCAAACTTAGGGGTTGTTGAGCTTACCCTTGCTCTGCTAAAGGTTTTTGACCCACCAAAAGATAAAATTGTGTGGGATGTAGGACATCAATGTTATGTTTATAAGATTTTGACAGGACGAAAGCAAAAGTTCAATACCTTGAGGAAATTTAGTGGTTTGAGCGGTTTTCCGAAGTCAAAAGAGAGCATTTATGATTCGTTTGATACTGGCCACAGCTCTACATCTATTTCTGTTGCTCTGGGATTTGCAGTTGCACGTGACCTTAAAAATGAAGACTACGATGTGATTGCGGTTATAGGAGACGGAGCTTTAACTGGAGGACTCGCATATGAAGGACTCAATAATGCCGGCAGATATAATGGTAAACTTCTTGTCATTTTGAATGACAATGACATGTCAATCTCCAAAAATGTTGGTGCGATTGCAAAATATCTATCAAAGGTACGAACAAAACCACGTTATTTTAAATTGAAAAAGGCTGCTGATAGCTTGGTAGAAGGAATTCCGGTTGTTGGAAAAAACTTGAGCAAGTTTGTGAGAAAAGTAAAAGGAAGTTTAAAATATTTTTTCTTTCCTGGGACTTTGTTTGAAGCGCTTGGATTTGAATATTATGGACCTATTGACGGTCATGACATAGAAAGGCTTTGTGAAGTATTTAAAAGTGTTAAAGATTTTGAAAGACCTGTTTTGGTTCATGTGGTTACACAAAAGGGTAAAGGATATGAACATGCTGAAAGGTTTCCAGAAAAATTCCATGGTGTTCCGCCATTTGACATAGAAACTGGGAATCATTTATCTGACAATACTTCAAAGACATTTTCTGAGGTTTTGGGTGATAAACTTTGCGAGCTTGCCAAGCGCAATCCAAAGATATTAGCAATCACCGCTGCAATGCCTGATGGTACTGGTCTTAGCAAGTTTGCAAAGATGTATCCTCAAAGGTTTTTTGATGTTGGAATAGCAGAGGAACATGCGGTCACTTTTGCAGGTGCTCTTGCTAAAGAGGGATTTAAACCGTTTGTTGCCATATATTCAACCTTCCTACAAAGAGCTTTTGACCAGATTATTCATGATGTGTGTCTTCAAAATTTGAATGTGGTCTTCTGTGTAGACAGAGCAGGTCTTGTTGGTGAGGATGGAGAGACACACCATGGAAGTTTTGATATATCGTATTTGAGCCTAATTCCAAACTTGACATTGATGGTGCCAAAGGATACAAAAGAATTTGAAATGATGCTGGAATTTGCAGCTTTTTATCAGGACGGACCTATTGCAATAAGATATCCGCGTGGGAGCTGCAAACAGGTAGGTTTTTATGATGAAATTAAACTTTCTGAACCAGAGATATTAAAAGAAGGAAAGAATCTGGCCATATTTTCTATTGGAAGACATGTTTCAATGTTATATGATATTATTAGCAAAAACAAGTTGGATGTAACACTGGTAAATGTAAGATTTATAAAACCCCTAAATACTGAGATTATAAAAAGAATAGTGAGGATACACGAGAAAGTTCTGATTGTGGAAGATAACAGTGTTATCGGGGGGCTTGGTGAAAAAATAAAAAGTATTGCAGCTGAAGAAAGGTTACCGAAGATTAAGCACATAGCTATACCTGATAAATTTATTCCTCATGGTTCAATTTCTCAGCTTTATTCAATGCTTGGAATGGATAAAGGAAGCTTAACAAAAGTAATTATGGAGTTGATAGAGAGTTGA
- a CDS encoding divergent PAP2 family protein, which translates to MKEVVLEILRNKALEVGVVSWFAAQFLKIVIAFIITRKVDLKWFISSGGMPSSHSAFASGLSTAVGLIDGFSSTNFAISLTFTLIVMYDAAGVRREAGKQAQTLNEIIEMYLSPHYKPQYKLKELIGHKPTEVFAGAIVGILIATIMI; encoded by the coding sequence ATGAAAGAGGTTGTGTTAGAGATTTTAAGGAATAAGGCGCTTGAGGTTGGTGTTGTCAGCTGGTTTGCTGCACAGTTTTTAAAGATTGTGATAGCATTTATCATAACACGAAAAGTTGACCTCAAATGGTTCATAAGCTCCGGAGGGATGCCGAGTTCTCATTCAGCGTTTGCAAGTGGGCTTTCAACTGCTGTGGGGCTTATAGATGGCTTTAGCTCAACCAATTTTGCTATTTCATTAACATTTACTTTAATTGTGATGTACGATGCGGCAGGAGTAAGAAGAGAGGCTGGGAAACAGGCACAGACTTTGAACGAGATAATTGAGATGTATCTTTCACCACATTACAAGCCTCAATATAAACTAAAAGAGCTCATAGGTCACAAACCTACAGAAGTCTTTGCAGGAGCCATAGTTGGAATATTAATTGCCACAATAATGATTTGA
- a CDS encoding ATP-dependent helicase — protein MEWLKELNEQQKEAVLSTEGPLLVLAGAGSGKTRVITYRIAYILNMGLANPGNILAITFTNKAADEMKERIKRLVSTQSFSEMWVSTFHAACARILRMEAHNIGFSNNFVIFDTQDRQQLLKECFDRLNIDSERLDIRHVSRQISNFKNQLIGPSEVYRYGDVDGRVVEVYKLYNKLLKEYNAFDFDDLLYYTVVLFETNPDILEKYQNKFKYILVDEYQDTNHAQFYFIYLLSQKHRNVCVVGDDDQSIYSFRGANIKNILEFEKVFSDAKVIKLEKNYRSTKTILSAANEVIKHNYYRKSKRLWTDNLEGEKIFLYSAFDEVNEAEFVASSVKNLIESGLSPSEIGVLYRTNAQSVNFENALSAYSVPYKVVGALRFYERKEIKDIIAYLRLITNPHDDLSLFRIINVPRRGIGNSTLEKIKVLSKEYGVSAYTVLLERAKIDFDKKTYEKLNSFISLIEDLKAEAENLSVSQTIKLVLDKTGYLESLLSSKSEEEFQRAKNIEQLISAAAIFEEENEEPTVQNFLNSITLSSEEEDTQKEEKVSLMTVHAAKGLEFEVVFLTGLEEGLFPLVRAEEPVEAEKELEEERRLCYVAITRAKKLLVLTYANNRRVFGRFSSRQKSCFIEEIPQKYIQVVYSPITKTHQTFSAKINQTEDASISNLQVGNKVQHGKFGVGKVIWLSDDMKEVVVDFEKIGQKRLLLSYANLKRIG, from the coding sequence ATGGAATGGTTAAAAGAACTAAATGAGCAGCAAAAAGAGGCGGTTCTTTCAACAGAAGGGCCGCTTTTAGTATTGGCTGGTGCAGGTTCAGGGAAAACTCGTGTCATAACATATAGAATAGCATATATATTGAATATGGGGTTAGCAAATCCGGGCAATATCCTTGCAATTACTTTTACAAACAAAGCTGCTGATGAGATGAAAGAAAGGATAAAAAGGCTTGTTAGCACCCAGTCATTTTCAGAGATGTGGGTGTCTACTTTTCATGCTGCGTGTGCAAGGATTTTGAGAATGGAAGCTCATAATATAGGATTTTCAAACAACTTTGTAATATTTGATACACAGGATAGACAGCAGCTTTTAAAGGAGTGCTTTGATCGGCTGAATATCGACTCAGAGAGGCTTGATATCAGACATGTATCAAGGCAGATTAGCAATTTCAAAAATCAGCTAATTGGACCCTCTGAGGTATACAGATATGGTGATGTTGATGGTCGTGTTGTTGAGGTGTATAAACTTTACAATAAACTTTTAAAAGAATACAATGCGTTTGACTTTGATGACCTTCTGTATTACACTGTAGTTCTTTTTGAAACAAACCCTGACATTCTGGAAAAGTATCAGAATAAGTTTAAATACATCTTGGTAGATGAGTATCAGGACACAAATCATGCTCAGTTTTATTTTATTTATTTACTTTCACAGAAACACAGAAATGTCTGTGTTGTCGGTGATGACGACCAGAGTATATACAGTTTCAGAGGAGCAAATATAAAAAATATTTTGGAATTTGAAAAGGTTTTTAGCGATGCCAAGGTAATAAAATTAGAAAAAAACTATAGGTCTACAAAGACAATACTCTCAGCTGCAAATGAGGTTATAAAACACAACTATTATAGAAAATCTAAAAGGTTGTGGACAGACAACCTTGAGGGTGAAAAGATTTTTCTATACTCAGCTTTTGATGAAGTAAATGAAGCAGAGTTTGTTGCATCGAGTGTGAAAAATCTTATTGAAAGCGGACTTTCACCATCAGAAATAGGAGTGCTCTACCGAACAAATGCTCAGTCTGTAAACTTTGAGAATGCACTTTCGGCTTATTCTGTACCATATAAAGTTGTAGGTGCTTTGCGATTTTATGAAAGAAAAGAAATAAAAGATATTATTGCTTATTTGAGACTCATTACAAATCCGCATGACGATTTGAGTCTATTTAGGATTATTAATGTTCCCAGAAGAGGAATTGGGAACAGTACTTTAGAGAAAATAAAAGTTTTGAGTAAAGAGTATGGCGTTTCAGCGTATACAGTTTTACTTGAGCGAGCAAAGATTGATTTTGACAAGAAGACATATGAAAAGCTGAATAGCTTTATATCTCTGATAGAAGATTTAAAAGCTGAGGCAGAAAATTTGTCTGTAAGTCAGACCATTAAACTTGTGCTTGACAAGACGGGGTATTTAGAAAGTTTGCTCAGTAGCAAAAGTGAAGAGGAGTTTCAGAGAGCTAAGAATATTGAGCAGCTTATAAGCGCTGCAGCTATTTTTGAAGAAGAAAATGAGGAGCCTACTGTGCAAAACTTTTTAAATTCTATTACTTTGAGCTCTGAAGAGGAAGATACTCAAAAAGAAGAAAAAGTTTCGCTTATGACAGTTCATGCTGCAAAAGGATTGGAATTTGAAGTTGTCTTCCTTACAGGGTTGGAAGAAGGACTGTTTCCGCTTGTTAGGGCAGAAGAACCTGTTGAGGCTGAAAAGGAACTTGAAGAAGAAAGAAGACTGTGTTATGTAGCAATTACAAGAGCAAAAAAGCTTCTTGTTCTGACATATGCTAACAATCGAAGAGTATTTGGCAGGTTTTCTTCACGACAAAAGTCATGTTTCATTGAGGAGATTCCTCAAAAATACATTCAAGTTGTTTATAGTCCTATTACTAAAACTCACCAAACATTTTCTGCCAAGATTAATCAAACTGAAGATGCTTCTATTAGCAATCTGCAAGTTGGAAACAAGGTCCAGCATGGAAAGTTTGGAGTTGGAAAAGTTATCTGGCTTTCAGATGATATGAAAGAGGTAGTAGTAGATTTTGAAAAGATTGGTCAGAAAAGGCTACTTCTGTCCTATGCAAATCTTAAAAGGATTGGTTGA
- the pheT gene encoding phenylalanine--tRNA ligase subunit beta: MKVSLEWLKSFVDIDCSVDELVDKLTMSGTKVEGYEKRLENIKNVVVGKILEISLHPHNQNLFVCKVDTRDKILTIITAAKNVKPGLYVPLAKPGAVLANGKTIDVLEFKGIVSEGMLCSLEELGLTRGEFSYADENGIFILEGMDDSMIGTDIKIALGIDDVIIDFEITSNRPDCLSVVGIAREIAAILNKPLKFPNLSFKETDEPVKNYIDSIEIQNKKICRRYMGRVIKNVKIEESPLWLRRRLVACGVRPINNIVDVTNYVMLEMGQPLHAFDLNKICGRNVFVRLASDGEKIVTLDGVERVLRPSDIVIADEKRAIAVAGVMGGLDTEVDESTTLVLLESATFNPAMVRRTARYLGLRTEASNRFEKGLSPYFAELAIQRACALIEQIGAGEVVKGAVDTYVDPWQQVEVKADFSYIEKLLGLRIEKGEVLNILSRLEIEYDKEKEVFIIPPFRTDIEDMADISEEVIRIYGYDKLPSRVFMGNAISSGLTQKQRMVNNIKNFLANSGYYEIYSYSFESPKVYEVLKGYNLDDAVKISNPLGEDFSIMRMQLLSSVLKTVYLNISRNIKDVKIFELSTVFKKSNEKLPQEKLVLAIGSSAQDFYSLKGVLENLFDMLRIKDVKFSSQHQNPNLHPTRSAKIYTEESFLIGYIGEVHPDILERFDIPTRVVYAELFIDELLEAEKKEKRYVQLPKYPAVERDYAFVVPDDVESRVIEEIFKKYSSDILEEFRLFDVYKGQQIKPGFKSYAYKAVFRSKSKTLSDSDINQIQEKVLDELKNYNISLRE, translated from the coding sequence TTGAAGGTTTCGTTGGAATGGTTAAAAAGTTTTGTTGACATAGATTGTTCGGTAGATGAGCTTGTTGATAAACTTACTATGAGCGGAACAAAGGTAGAGGGATATGAAAAGAGACTTGAGAATATTAAAAATGTAGTAGTAGGTAAAATTTTAGAAATCTCTTTGCACCCTCATAACCAAAATCTTTTTGTTTGCAAAGTAGATACAAGAGATAAAATACTTACAATAATAACTGCAGCAAAGAATGTAAAGCCAGGCTTGTATGTCCCTTTAGCAAAGCCAGGTGCTGTCTTGGCAAATGGCAAAACAATTGATGTTCTTGAGTTCAAGGGGATAGTATCAGAAGGAATGTTGTGTTCGTTGGAGGAGCTTGGGCTTACCCGCGGCGAGTTTTCATATGCTGATGAGAATGGCATATTTATTCTTGAAGGTATGGATGACAGCATGATAGGGACTGACATAAAGATTGCACTTGGAATAGATGATGTGATAATTGATTTTGAAATAACCTCAAACAGGCCCGACTGTTTGAGCGTTGTGGGTATTGCAAGAGAGATAGCTGCTATTTTAAACAAACCCCTTAAATTTCCAAATTTAAGTTTCAAAGAGACAGATGAACCGGTAAAAAATTATATAGATAGTATTGAAATTCAGAACAAAAAGATTTGTAGAAGATATATGGGAAGGGTGATAAAAAACGTAAAAATTGAGGAGTCGCCTCTGTGGCTGAGAAGAAGACTTGTGGCTTGCGGTGTAAGGCCAATAAATAATATTGTTGATGTGACAAATTATGTAATGCTCGAGATGGGTCAGCCTCTTCACGCGTTTGACCTCAACAAGATTTGTGGCAGAAATGTTTTTGTAAGACTTGCAAGCGATGGCGAAAAGATTGTAACTCTTGATGGTGTGGAGAGGGTTTTGCGGCCATCTGACATTGTTATTGCAGATGAGAAAAGGGCTATAGCAGTTGCAGGAGTGATGGGGGGATTAGATACTGAGGTTGATGAGAGTACAACACTTGTACTTTTAGAGTCTGCAACTTTTAATCCTGCAATGGTAAGAAGGACAGCACGATATTTAGGGCTTAGAACAGAGGCTTCAAACAGGTTTGAAAAAGGTTTGAGCCCATACTTTGCAGAACTCGCAATTCAAAGAGCGTGCGCTTTGATTGAACAAATAGGAGCAGGCGAGGTTGTAAAAGGAGCTGTAGATACCTATGTTGACCCATGGCAGCAAGTAGAAGTGAAAGCTGATTTTTCATATATAGAGAAGCTTCTTGGTCTTAGGATTGAAAAAGGTGAGGTCTTGAATATTCTTAGCAGGCTTGAAATAGAGTATGATAAAGAAAAAGAAGTATTTATAATACCACCTTTTAGGACTGACATTGAAGATATGGCCGACATCTCTGAAGAAGTGATAAGAATATATGGGTATGATAAACTACCTTCAAGGGTTTTCATGGGAAATGCTATATCTTCTGGTCTTACCCAAAAGCAAAGAATGGTAAATAATATAAAAAATTTTCTTGCCAACAGTGGTTATTATGAAATTTATTCATATTCATTTGAATCGCCAAAGGTTTATGAGGTTTTAAAAGGGTATAACTTGGATGATGCTGTCAAGATTTCAAATCCACTCGGTGAAGATTTTTCTATCATGCGAATGCAGCTTTTGTCTTCCGTATTAAAAACAGTTTATCTCAATATATCGCGAAATATAAAAGATGTGAAAATATTTGAGCTATCTACAGTATTTAAAAAGTCTAACGAAAAACTTCCGCAAGAAAAACTTGTTTTGGCAATAGGAAGTTCGGCTCAGGATTTTTATTCTTTAAAGGGTGTACTTGAAAATCTTTTTGACATGCTGAGAATAAAAGATGTTAAGTTTTCATCGCAACATCAAAATCCAAATTTGCATCCTACACGTTCAGCAAAGATTTATACCGAGGAAAGTTTTCTCATAGGCTACATTGGAGAAGTCCATCCGGATATATTAGAAAGGTTTGACATACCCACAAGAGTTGTATATGCAGAACTTTTTATAGATGAGCTGCTTGAGGCTGAGAAGAAAGAAAAGAGGTATGTTCAACTTCCAAAATATCCAGCTGTTGAGAGAGACTATGCATTTGTTGTGCCAGATGATGTAGAAAGCAGGGTAATTGAAGAAATCTTCAAGAAATATAGCTCTGACATTTTAGAAGAGTTTCGTCTGTTTGACGTGTACAAAGGACAACAAATAAAGCCAGGTTTCAAAAGCTATGCCTATAAAGCAGTTTTCAGGTCAAAATCAAAAACACTTTCAGATAGTGATATTAACCAGATTCAAGAGAAAGTCTTGGATGAGCTTAAAAACTACAATATAAGTTTGCGGGAGTAG
- the pheS gene encoding phenylalanine--tRNA ligase subunit alpha has product MNTDIANLKSQCVEELSKIKSLQELEDFQVKYLGKKGILKSKLKELSKLEPEIRAQMGKELNSLREYLEENIATLRKRFLEEEKQKRIQSERIDVTIPGKRVEIGAIHILSQVQNEIAEIFLNMGYEIAEGPEVELDYYNFEALNIPADHPARDTQDTFYISDDVLLRTHTSPVQIRVMKSQKPPIKIISPGRVYRSDEVDSTHSPIFHQIEGLFVDKGVTMADLKGTLEVFAKRFFGEQTKVRFRPHHFPFTEPSAEVDISCIFCGGKGCRTCKGEGWIEILGAGMVHRKVLLNCGIDPDVYTGFAFGMGVERIALLRYEIEDIRLFYENDLRFLKQFR; this is encoded by the coding sequence TTGAACACTGACATAGCAAATTTAAAAAGCCAATGTGTGGAAGAACTATCAAAAATCAAAAGTTTGCAGGAACTTGAAGATTTTCAGGTCAAGTATTTGGGCAAAAAAGGCATTTTGAAAAGTAAACTGAAAGAGCTATCAAAGCTTGAACCAGAAATCCGCGCTCAAATGGGAAAAGAATTAAATAGTCTAAGAGAGTACCTTGAGGAAAACATTGCTACCCTGCGAAAAAGGTTTTTAGAGGAAGAAAAACAAAAAAGGATACAAAGTGAACGCATTGATGTTACTATACCTGGCAAAAGAGTAGAAATAGGAGCCATTCACATCCTCTCCCAGGTTCAAAATGAAATAGCTGAAATCTTTCTGAACATGGGATATGAAATTGCAGAAGGACCAGAGGTGGAACTTGATTATTACAACTTTGAAGCACTGAATATCCCAGCTGACCATCCTGCAAGAGATACTCAAGATACTTTTTATATCTCGGATGACGTGCTTTTGAGAACGCATACCTCCCCTGTTCAAATCAGGGTCATGAAGAGCCAAAAACCCCCGATTAAGATAATTTCGCCGGGAAGGGTGTACAGGTCGGACGAGGTGGATAGTACACACTCTCCCATTTTTCATCAAATAGAAGGACTATTTGTTGACAAAGGGGTTACAATGGCTGATTTGAAAGGGACACTTGAAGTGTTTGCAAAGAGATTTTTTGGTGAACAGACGAAGGTCAGGTTCAGACCGCACCATTTTCCGTTTACTGAACCGTCGGCTGAGGTTGATATTTCATGTATCTTCTGTGGTGGGAAAGGATGCAGAACGTGTAAGGGTGAAGGCTGGATAGAAATACTTGGTGCAGGAATGGTTCACAGAAAGGTTCTTTTGAACTGTGGAATTGACCCAGATGTATATACTGGTTTTGCATTTGGTATGGGAGTTGAGAGAATAGCGCTTTTGAGATATGAGATTGAAGATATCAGACTTTTTTACGAAAATGATTTGAGATTTTTGAAACAATTCAGATAA
- the mtaB gene encoding tRNA (N(6)-L-threonylcarbamoyladenosine(37)-C(2))-methylthiotransferase MtaB — protein MKIAFYTLGCKVNQYETQAVAELFKESGFEIVDFDSKADVYVINTCTVTNISDRKSRQAIKKAKKLSPQSIVVVMGCYPQVYPQEVEKIEDVDIIIGTKDRQRIVDYVRQYLEDKKKIVAIDGEYKREAFEELKISEFNERSRAFIKIEEGCDQFCSYCIIPYARGAVRSRSLKSIEEEVIRLVQKGYKEFVITGINISSYGKDLDGKVTLIDVIERVNKIEGVKRIRLSSLEPVIMNDEFIERLLGFDKLCHHLHLSLQSGSDKILKLMNRHYTTAKYQGIVDRIREKWEDVAFTTDIIVGFPGETEEDFNATLEFVQKIGFSRIHVFRFSPKKGTKAYEMPNQVDSKEKERRSKVMKEVAARLSYQFHRKFVGNWLEVLIEQDSDFDGYYEGYSGNYIRTLIRKSNMIVSGEIYKVKITQAYEQYVKGEIIQ, from the coding sequence TTGAAGATTGCCTTTTATACACTTGGATGTAAGGTCAACCAGTATGAAACCCAGGCAGTGGCTGAACTTTTTAAAGAAAGCGGGTTTGAGATTGTCGACTTTGACAGCAAGGCAGACGTGTACGTGATAAATACCTGTACAGTTACCAACATAAGCGATAGAAAGTCAAGACAGGCAATAAAAAAGGCTAAAAAACTTTCTCCGCAAAGTATTGTGGTTGTGATGGGATGCTATCCGCAAGTGTATCCCCAAGAGGTTGAAAAGATAGAAGATGTAGATATTATAATTGGCACCAAAGATAGACAAAGAATTGTTGATTATGTTAGACAATATTTGGAAGACAAAAAGAAAATTGTAGCAATAGATGGAGAATATAAAAGAGAAGCATTTGAAGAGCTTAAGATATCAGAATTTAATGAGCGTAGCCGTGCTTTTATAAAGATAGAAGAAGGTTGTGACCAGTTTTGTTCTTATTGTATAATCCCATATGCAAGGGGGGCAGTTAGAAGCAGAAGTTTAAAAAGTATAGAAGAAGAGGTTATAAGGCTTGTTCAGAAGGGATACAAAGAGTTTGTTATAACAGGAATTAACATCTCATCTTATGGGAAGGATTTGGATGGGAAGGTAACACTTATAGATGTTATTGAGAGGGTAAATAAGATTGAAGGTGTTAAAAGAATTAGACTAAGTTCTTTAGAGCCGGTTATAATGAATGATGAATTTATAGAGAGGTTACTTGGTTTTGACAAACTGTGCCATCATTTGCATCTTTCCCTTCAAAGTGGCAGTGATAAAATATTGAAACTTATGAACAGACATTACACTACAGCAAAGTACCAAGGTATAGTAGATAGAATAAGAGAAAAATGGGAGGATGTAGCATTCACCACTGATATTATAGTGGGTTTTCCAGGCGAAACAGAAGAAGATTTCAATGCTACTTTAGAGTTTGTTCAGAAAATAGGTTTTTCACGAATTCATGTGTTTAGATTTTCGCCAAAAAAGGGTACTAAAGCCTATGAGATGCCAAACCAAGTAGATAGCAAAGAAAAAGAACGACGAAGTAAAGTAATGAAAGAAGTGGCAGCGAGACTTTCATATCAATTTCACAGGAAGTTTGTTGGCAATTGGTTAGAGGTTTTAATTGAACAGGATTCTGATTTTGACGGATATTATGAAGGGTATTCAGGAAATTATATCCGTACGTTAATAAGGAAAAGTAATATGATAGTATCTGGTGAAATTTACAAGGTTAAGATTACACAGGCTTATGAACAATATGTCAAAGGAGAAATAATTCAATAA
- a CDS encoding HPr family phosphocarrier protein has protein sequence MKTVTVKLNTIDAVKNFVNIVSKYPFDIDLTSGRYVVDAKSIMGIFSLDLSKPIKVEIHSDNCDELLKELEPFMEK, from the coding sequence ATGAAAACAGTAACAGTAAAGCTGAACACAATTGATGCTGTCAAGAACTTTGTCAACATTGTTAGCAAGTACCCATTTGATATTGACCTTACATCAGGAAGGTATGTTGTTGACGCAAAATCTATCATGGGAATATTCAGTTTAGACCTCAGCAAACCTATCAAGGTAGAGATTCATTCAGATAACTGCGATGAACTGCTCAAAGAGCTCGAACCGTTTATGGAAAAATAA